A single Pedobacter sp. PACM 27299 DNA region contains:
- a CDS encoding PKD-like family lipoprotein: MKRLFNLMLFISLTGLLFASCYKDKGNYDLRPVDVITVTGPVFKSDNYTLAQLDSLKIKPEVKFTGDSTKLTYIWRLIPAKAKTGDTSIKTVSKERELKYAVKVPIGEYSIHLEVADPVTSIVRSRTYGLIVRAKASQGFLVLNDKADGFQDIDVILDNTKPEVFYGAFSANNTIRLKDGTGLSSVQSLANANGLLYVFRKNGGYTLLPSFGFLQEPRAWFFDAPDAYAPTVIYQDLFGMNNYLINNGSLHATTGSSTPLIFSYRASGNYKATKSLLMSAYAFVYDDLNHRFLKFNKAAGKMMSITKNVEDKFNVEDIGNKTCLLFDHTMQPGTSPTATNFASLKPIAYGKDKVTGQTFVYKFGFFKSLVTYCESVKEVTAPGFSTATAYVNASNNPLTYYAAENRIYAYDFNNDIARVVYTFSATDISIDQLMTNGTQLLVIANSKSGNSGAVYFFKVDPTGSFNGNTFFAKYESFGKIRDIEYKYNSLNSTGFAWK, from the coding sequence ATGAAAAGATTATTTAACCTCATGCTGTTCATTTCCCTGACAGGGCTATTGTTTGCTTCCTGTTATAAAGACAAGGGGAATTATGACCTCAGGCCGGTAGATGTGATCACGGTGACGGGGCCGGTTTTTAAAAGCGACAACTATACATTGGCGCAGCTGGACAGCCTGAAAATTAAACCGGAGGTCAAGTTTACCGGCGACAGTACTAAATTAACCTATATCTGGAGGCTAATTCCGGCAAAGGCAAAAACAGGGGATACCAGTATCAAAACGGTTTCTAAAGAAAGGGAATTAAAGTATGCGGTCAAGGTTCCGATTGGGGAATATAGCATCCATCTGGAAGTAGCAGACCCTGTAACCTCCATAGTTAGAAGCAGAACCTATGGCTTAATTGTGCGTGCTAAGGCTTCCCAGGGTTTTCTGGTTTTAAATGATAAAGCTGATGGTTTTCAGGACATAGATGTCATTCTGGACAACACAAAACCAGAGGTTTTCTATGGTGCTTTCTCTGCCAATAATACCATTCGTCTGAAAGATGGAACGGGCTTGTCCAGTGTACAATCTCTGGCCAATGCGAATGGTCTTTTATATGTGTTCCGGAAAAATGGGGGCTATACCTTATTGCCTAGTTTTGGATTTTTACAAGAACCTCGTGCCTGGTTTTTTGATGCACCAGATGCCTATGCACCAACCGTAATTTATCAGGATCTTTTTGGAATGAACAATTACCTGATCAATAATGGAAGCCTGCATGCTACAACGGGCAGCAGTACACCGCTGATCTTTAGTTACCGGGCTTCTGGCAATTATAAAGCCACTAAGTCCTTGCTGATGAGTGCCTATGCTTTTGTTTATGATGATTTGAACCATCGCTTCCTGAAGTTCAATAAAGCAGCAGGAAAGATGATGTCTATCACCAAAAATGTCGAAGACAAATTTAATGTGGAAGATATTGGGAATAAGACCTGCCTGCTGTTTGACCATACCATGCAGCCTGGTACCAGTCCTACCGCAACAAATTTTGCCAGTTTAAAGCCGATTGCTTATGGTAAAGACAAGGTAACCGGGCAGACTTTCGTTTATAAATTCGGCTTTTTTAAATCATTGGTAACTTACTGTGAAAGCGTAAAAGAAGTGACAGCGCCAGGTTTTTCTACGGCAACGGCTTATGTCAATGCCTCGAACAATCCGCTGACTTATTATGCGGCTGAAAACAGGATCTATGCCTATGATTTTAATAATGACATCGCCAGGGTAGTTTATACCTTCTCGGCAACAGATATTTCCATTGATCAGCTGATGACCAACGGGACACAGCTCCTGGTAATAGCCAACAGCAAAAGCGGTAACAGCGGAGCTGTTTATTTCTTCAAAGTTGATCCTACAGGCTCTTTTAACGGGAACACCTTTTTCGCTAAATATGAGTCTTTTGGTAAAATCAGAGACATAGAATACAAATATAATTCGCTGAACTCAACAGGCTTTGCCTGGAAATAA
- a CDS encoding heavy metal translocating P-type ATPase, whose product MKQNIETLTFPVLGMTCASCASSVESMVGAQEGVAHAEVNYATQSVKVTYDQHKIQPADLQKALQSVGYDLILEEEGAKEKQEAIQQNNYQQLKKRMIASSILAIPVVIIGMFFMDMPNGNYYMMALTAPILFIFGKNFFVNAWKQAQHGAANMDTLVALSTGIAFIFSVFNTFYPEFWYSRGLHPHVYFEAAAVVIVFIMLGKLLEEKAKSNTSSAIKKLMGLQPKTVILVNEQGEKEIPIADVRIGDQLMVRSGEKIPVDGVVYQGNSYVDESMITGEPVAVAKMEGDQVFAGTINQKGTFRFKAEKVGGETMLAQIIKLVQDAQGSKAPVQKLVDKIAGIFVPVVMLIAVLTLGAWLLLGGEHAFTHGLLAMVTVLVIACPCALGLATPTAIMVGIGKGAEAGVLIKNAEALELGYKVNAVILDKTGTITEGKPEVTTLEWATDLPEEIEKLAKVLMALEYASEHPLAEAIVRHLKNTGTETVALSHFESLTGKGVEGVVDGVKYWAGSHKILKDQDIPVTPAMADKVLSLQEKAQTVIYLANKTQVLAIVAIADQVKAGSAKAVAALKAQGIAVYMLTGDNAHTAASVAKQAGIDHYTADVLPADKAEFVKELQSQGKVVAMVGDGINDSQALAQADVSIAMGRGSDIAIDVASITLVSSDLQQVPKALKLSRQTVRTIRQNLFWAFIYNLIGIPIAAGLLYPINGFLLNPMIAGAAMALSSVSVVSNSLRLKLSKLS is encoded by the coding sequence ATGAAACAAAATATAGAAACCCTTACATTTCCCGTCTTAGGGATGACTTGTGCCTCCTGTGCCAGCAGTGTCGAATCCATGGTTGGCGCACAGGAAGGAGTAGCTCATGCGGAGGTGAATTATGCTACACAATCGGTAAAGGTGACTTATGATCAGCATAAAATTCAGCCTGCAGATTTGCAGAAAGCATTGCAATCTGTTGGTTACGACTTGATTCTGGAGGAAGAAGGGGCTAAAGAAAAACAGGAAGCGATACAGCAAAATAATTATCAGCAATTAAAGAAGAGGATGATTGCCTCATCCATATTGGCAATTCCAGTGGTGATCATTGGGATGTTCTTCATGGATATGCCCAATGGAAATTATTACATGATGGCTTTAACGGCGCCAATTCTATTCATTTTTGGAAAGAACTTCTTTGTGAATGCCTGGAAACAAGCACAGCATGGTGCTGCAAATATGGACACATTAGTGGCTTTAAGTACAGGAATTGCCTTCATTTTTAGTGTTTTCAATACTTTTTATCCGGAATTCTGGTATTCGAGGGGTTTACATCCCCACGTTTATTTCGAAGCAGCAGCAGTAGTCATTGTTTTCATCATGCTGGGTAAATTGCTGGAAGAAAAAGCGAAATCAAATACTTCCTCCGCCATTAAAAAACTAATGGGCTTACAGCCAAAAACAGTCATTTTGGTAAATGAGCAAGGCGAAAAGGAAATTCCTATTGCTGATGTACGCATTGGCGATCAGTTAATGGTGCGTTCTGGAGAGAAAATTCCCGTGGATGGTGTCGTGTATCAGGGGAATTCTTATGTCGATGAAAGCATGATTACAGGCGAGCCTGTGGCAGTAGCCAAAATGGAAGGTGATCAAGTGTTTGCCGGAACGATCAATCAAAAAGGAACCTTCCGTTTTAAAGCAGAAAAAGTAGGCGGAGAAACCATGCTGGCACAGATCATTAAATTGGTTCAGGATGCACAGGGATCAAAGGCACCAGTACAAAAACTGGTGGATAAGATTGCCGGTATTTTCGTGCCGGTGGTAATGCTCATCGCAGTTTTAACACTTGGCGCATGGTTGTTATTGGGTGGAGAACATGCTTTTACCCATGGCTTATTGGCCATGGTCACCGTATTGGTGATTGCTTGTCCATGTGCTTTAGGATTGGCCACGCCAACCGCTATTATGGTGGGAATTGGTAAAGGAGCTGAAGCTGGTGTCCTCATTAAAAATGCAGAAGCATTAGAGCTGGGTTATAAAGTAAATGCAGTCATCCTCGATAAAACAGGGACAATTACCGAAGGGAAACCTGAAGTCACTACTTTAGAATGGGCAACAGACCTTCCTGAGGAAATAGAAAAATTAGCCAAGGTACTGATGGCTTTGGAATATGCTTCGGAACATCCATTGGCAGAAGCGATTGTGCGTCATTTAAAGAATACCGGTACGGAAACCGTAGCGCTGAGTCATTTTGAAAGTCTGACCGGGAAAGGGGTAGAAGGTGTAGTGGATGGCGTTAAATACTGGGCAGGAAGCCATAAGATCTTAAAGGATCAGGATATTCCAGTAACCCCCGCAATGGCGGATAAAGTTTTAAGCTTACAGGAAAAGGCACAAACGGTCATTTACCTGGCCAATAAAACACAGGTATTGGCAATTGTAGCGATTGCGGATCAGGTAAAAGCAGGATCGGCAAAAGCTGTTGCAGCATTGAAAGCACAAGGGATAGCAGTTTATATGCTGACTGGCGACAATGCCCATACTGCGGCATCTGTGGCAAAACAAGCAGGGATCGATCATTATACCGCAGATGTACTGCCTGCTGATAAAGCCGAATTTGTAAAAGAATTGCAGTCGCAGGGAAAAGTAGTGGCGATGGTGGGTGATGGGATCAACGACAGTCAGGCACTGGCTCAGGCAGATGTTTCTATCGCCATGGGCAGAGGTTCTGATATTGCCATTGATGTGGCCAGTATTACCCTGGTTTCTTCCGATTTGCAGCAAGTACCAAAAGCATTGAAGCTTTCCAGACAAACGGTGCGTACGATTCGTCAGAATCTGTTTTGGGCCTTCATTTATAACCTGATCGGGATTCCGATTGCCGCTGGATTGCTGTATCCGATCAATGGGTTTTTATTGAATCCTATGATTGCCGGAGCCGCAATGGCCTTGAGTTCGGTCTCTGTAGTGAGTAATAGCTTGCGATTGAAGCTCTCCAAATTAAGTTAA
- a CDS encoding DUF4843 domain-containing protein, which yields MNNISWLAMALVLAITSCTKEEVKFYDGKDRIQFSKLGTGTAARYVDSADFSFAAKGDLLADTVFIPVDLTGRTASVDREFKVAFEASGSNATLGADFDFGKCVIKAGSFKGVFPLILRNTKDLETIRKIVTFKLVANDHFEVGIGTQLKSKVAFFNFMVKPVDWELRMSRFFGPYSKTKHRFILYHLGFPEINYAATLAVEDPSKYIFGGTKFAYFQLKLRSLLDDLNSGTIKPAANDPFTYPLKDENGITIIFP from the coding sequence ATGAATAATATAAGCTGGCTGGCCATGGCTTTAGTATTGGCCATCACTTCCTGCACAAAGGAAGAAGTGAAATTTTATGATGGAAAAGACCGGATTCAGTTCTCAAAGTTAGGCACAGGAACTGCGGCCAGATATGTAGATAGTGCGGATTTCTCTTTTGCTGCCAAAGGAGACCTGCTGGCAGATACGGTATTTATTCCGGTGGACCTGACTGGAAGAACAGCCTCAGTAGACCGCGAATTTAAAGTAGCATTTGAGGCCTCCGGCTCTAATGCTACGCTTGGGGCAGACTTTGATTTTGGTAAGTGTGTGATTAAAGCAGGCAGCTTTAAAGGTGTTTTCCCATTGATCCTGAGGAATACAAAAGACCTGGAAACCATTCGTAAAATAGTGACGTTTAAGCTTGTGGCAAATGATCATTTTGAAGTAGGCATAGGGACACAGTTGAAAAGTAAGGTGGCCTTCTTTAATTTTATGGTGAAGCCTGTGGATTGGGAGCTGAGAATGTCCCGCTTCTTTGGTCCTTATTCCAAAACGAAACACCGCTTCATTTTGTATCATCTCGGTTTTCCAGAGATCAATTACGCGGCCACACTGGCAGTAGAAGACCCTTCTAAATACATCTTTGGCGGTACTAAATTCGCTTATTTTCAATTGAAACTGCGCTCTTTGCTGGACGACCTGAACTCAGGAACGATAAAACCTGCTGCCAACGATCCGTTTACTTATCCCTTAAAAGATGAAAACGGCATAACTATCATTTTCCCATAA
- a CDS encoding helix-turn-helix domain-containing protein, translated as MLLYIKNMVCERCITAVRHQMENLNFLVSDITLGTVQIHPDPEDRQLQNIASSLKILGFELMDKEKDQLVERIKTVIIEIVHYSDLANLNQSLISIIAMRVNRDYTFLSRLFSDSEGLTIEKFIIHQKIEKVKELIEYGELNLNEISMKMGYSSNAHLSSQFKTITGIAPSKYKAEGKSLRNALDKIRN; from the coding sequence ATGTTGTTATATATAAAAAATATGGTGTGCGAACGCTGCATTACTGCTGTTCGCCATCAAATGGAAAACCTGAATTTCTTGGTCTCTGATATTACTTTAGGAACGGTGCAAATTCATCCTGATCCGGAAGACCGTCAATTACAAAATATTGCTTCCTCCCTGAAAATTCTTGGATTTGAGCTGATGGATAAAGAAAAAGATCAATTGGTAGAGCGGATCAAAACGGTGATCATTGAAATTGTTCATTATTCCGACCTGGCAAATTTAAACCAGAGTCTGATCAGTATTATCGCCATGCGCGTTAACCGTGATTATACTTTTTTAAGTCGCCTGTTTTCAGATTCGGAAGGATTGACAATTGAAAAGTTTATCATTCACCAGAAAATTGAAAAGGTAAAAGAATTGATAGAATATGGGGAGTTGAACCTGAATGAGATTTCGATGAAAATGGGTTACAGCAGCAATGCACACCTTTCTTCCCAATTTAAGACCATCACAGGAATTGCACCGAGCAAGTATAAAGCGGAAGGTAAAT
- a CDS encoding thioredoxin family protein, with amino-acid sequence MKKLLLVIISMITGTTYGQGINFENLPGWKEVLMKAKNEKKAIFVDAFTTWCGPCKQMDKQVFPQKEVGDFFNTNFISFKLQMDQTAKDDAFVKARYADAKMFEKTYRITSYPCYLFFDSEGKLIHKAGGGGLKPADFIEIGKEALDPAKQLLSYKRKYLEGDRTVEFLKNYVYKLAAAGDAQLGVVADEFLLLQKDKFSLESVQMRMFLTTGTDSKYFRALQKNESKLAEVLGAEKASRYLKKVIDAELMSRALKVVAGPDQKRIYQVDEPGLLKFFGQFYAQETAEFLAAFHAVTVWKLVDQQEAYAGAKRLLTRYEKEFNPAQAAQVALIVAGKGTNKEDNRLALSLLSPWGSTKDFVLQQSLCKLYGFDGQQEKALHHAGIALNEVRKSRPNYPNISSEEFLKRTLTASPTPQIISN; translated from the coding sequence ATGAAAAAACTATTATTAGTGATCATCAGTATGATCACAGGAACAACCTATGGTCAGGGTATTAATTTTGAAAACCTTCCAGGCTGGAAAGAAGTCTTGATGAAAGCCAAAAATGAAAAGAAAGCGATCTTTGTAGATGCTTTTACTACCTGGTGCGGCCCTTGCAAGCAAATGGATAAACAGGTTTTTCCTCAAAAGGAAGTCGGCGACTTTTTTAATACCAATTTTATCAGCTTTAAGTTGCAAATGGACCAGACTGCAAAAGATGATGCGTTTGTAAAAGCCCGCTATGCAGATGCGAAAATGTTTGAGAAAACCTATAGAATCACTTCTTATCCTTGTTATTTATTCTTTGATTCGGAAGGGAAACTGATCCATAAAGCAGGTGGGGGTGGATTAAAACCTGCCGACTTTATTGAAATTGGAAAGGAAGCATTGGACCCGGCTAAACAGCTGCTCTCCTATAAAAGGAAGTACCTGGAAGGCGATAGAACAGTGGAATTCTTGAAAAATTACGTTTATAAACTGGCAGCAGCAGGTGATGCGCAACTAGGCGTAGTTGCTGATGAGTTTCTGCTGCTGCAAAAGGACAAGTTTTCTTTGGAAAGTGTGCAGATGAGGATGTTCCTCACCACCGGAACTGACAGCAAATATTTCAGGGCTTTGCAGAAGAATGAAAGTAAACTTGCCGAGGTACTGGGTGCAGAGAAAGCCAGCCGTTACCTGAAGAAAGTAATTGATGCAGAATTGATGTCGAGGGCTTTGAAAGTAGTAGCAGGTCCTGATCAAAAGAGAATTTATCAGGTAGATGAGCCCGGGTTATTGAAATTCTTCGGGCAGTTTTATGCCCAGGAAACTGCTGAATTTCTGGCCGCTTTTCATGCGGTGACGGTATGGAAATTGGTAGATCAACAGGAAGCCTATGCGGGAGCAAAGCGATTGCTGACGCGTTATGAAAAAGAATTTAATCCTGCCCAGGCTGCACAAGTTGCCTTAATTGTGGCTGGAAAAGGAACGAATAAGGAAGATAATCGCCTGGCTTTATCACTTTTATCTCCATGGGGAAGTACAAAGGATTTTGTGCTGCAGCAATCCTTATGCAAGCTCTATGGCTTTGACGGGCAGCAGGAAAAGGCTTTACATCATGCTGGAATAGCCTTGAACGAAGTCCGTAAAAGCAGACCCAATTATCCAAATATTAGCTCAGAGGAATTCCTGAAGAGAACTTTGACCGCTAGTCCTACACCTCAAATTATCAGCAACTAA
- a CDS encoding retropepsin-like aspartic protease, translating into MSKERTEEILPAEIRSPFKFINGLMFVAVQIDGIVGLLMVDTGSNGFILLNADHFKTEKTNQQLKGMSAGVAMEQTLIHSLLWQNVKLEKQFLPAVKLSQLNSGTSEKVLGLIGSAFFKSYQMSLNFASRELVLSKDGITDPVLKGVPALINIPFVMVNNFPIVEVRIADQPYRFIMDTGATDNVIDLQLEPRIGKIWQQSKEVQMIEGSGKGATVRRGQLQELWIGGLNMQGIGMGLHAMPDFDQKMGVSGILGFQFLKYFYVQINYLENTMKCYDMAAVLKK; encoded by the coding sequence GTGTCAAAAGAAAGAACAGAGGAAATTTTACCAGCCGAGATCCGTTCCCCATTTAAGTTTATTAACGGATTGATGTTCGTGGCCGTGCAGATCGATGGCATAGTAGGGTTATTAATGGTGGATACTGGCAGTAATGGCTTTATTCTGTTGAATGCAGACCATTTCAAAACGGAAAAAACCAATCAGCAGTTAAAAGGAATGAGCGCAGGTGTAGCCATGGAGCAGACGCTAATCCATAGCCTCCTCTGGCAAAATGTAAAACTGGAAAAACAATTCCTACCCGCAGTAAAGCTGTCGCAGCTCAACAGCGGAACCTCAGAGAAGGTGCTGGGACTGATCGGCAGTGCTTTTTTTAAATCTTATCAAATGAGCCTGAATTTTGCCAGTCGGGAGTTGGTGCTGAGTAAGGATGGGATTACAGATCCTGTATTAAAAGGTGTTCCTGCTCTTATCAATATCCCTTTCGTGATGGTCAATAATTTTCCAATTGTAGAGGTCAGGATTGCAGATCAGCCTTACCGTTTTATCATGGATACGGGCGCAACAGACAATGTAATAGATCTCCAGCTGGAACCGAGGATTGGAAAAATCTGGCAGCAAAGTAAAGAAGTACAAATGATAGAAGGCTCAGGAAAAGGTGCCACTGTGCGTCGCGGTCAGCTTCAGGAACTATGGATCGGCGGATTAAATATGCAGGGAATAGGCATGGGCTTACATGCAATGCCAGATTTCGACCAAAAAATGGGTGTATCAGGGATTCTGGGATTTCAGTTCCTGAAATACTTTTATGTCCAGATCAATTACCTGGAAAACACCATGAAATGTTATGATATGGCTGCAGTGTTAAAAAAATAA
- a CDS encoding RagB/SusD family nutrient uptake outer membrane protein: MKQLKYGFLPIVLLGVLMLSSCKKWLDVQPKTEMKQDELFSSQQGFNEAMVGAYVTMTKEAGYGRELTYGMLSVMAADYSVSSSSEVAVTYLKPVENFNYEVRQFRGMIDKVWLQQYNTIAQVNAILENIDAKKALFSGQNYELIKGEALALRAYVHFDLLRLFGPSYLNRGDGKYIPYVKQYGKENTTFSTVEEVTNQALADLNQAEALMVADALGAAGSPDRQIRMNIYAVKGLQARIYLYMGNKTMAFNKAKEVIDANKIRLRAPGVEVSIDRTFHSEHLFALFSDKFEKLAESNFLPTTGLTTSAPYYYTLESKLSGNIFGNQATDIRFKAPMMLGVKGFLIPHKYLYEDLAGVNVTTPLLRNYIPMMRISELFYIAAETAPDQVAALGYLNKVLASRGLSAIVNTADLQNEIRKEYRKEFFTEGQTFFYYKRLNAARIEDSPVTEMQAKMYVFPLPEDEKLYGGR, translated from the coding sequence ATGAAACAATTAAAATACGGCTTTCTGCCGATCGTATTGTTGGGGGTATTGATGCTAAGCTCCTGCAAAAAGTGGCTGGATGTACAGCCGAAAACAGAAATGAAGCAAGATGAACTTTTTTCCAGTCAGCAGGGCTTCAATGAGGCGATGGTAGGCGCCTATGTGACCATGACCAAAGAAGCGGGCTACGGAAGGGAATTAACTTACGGTATGCTGAGCGTGATGGCAGCCGATTATTCCGTGAGCAGTTCCTCAGAAGTGGCTGTTACTTATTTAAAACCAGTGGAGAATTTCAATTATGAGGTACGGCAATTCCGTGGGATGATTGATAAGGTTTGGCTGCAGCAATACAATACGATTGCGCAGGTAAACGCCATACTCGAAAACATTGATGCGAAGAAAGCGCTGTTCTCAGGCCAGAACTATGAACTGATCAAAGGAGAAGCACTGGCTTTAAGGGCTTATGTCCATTTTGACTTGCTGCGCTTATTCGGTCCGTCTTATTTAAACCGCGGCGATGGGAAATATATACCTTACGTGAAGCAGTATGGTAAGGAAAATACAACATTTTCTACGGTAGAAGAAGTGACCAATCAGGCATTGGCAGACCTGAATCAGGCAGAAGCGCTAATGGTTGCAGATGCTTTGGGTGCTGCCGGCAGTCCAGATCGTCAGATCAGGATGAATATCTATGCCGTAAAAGGCCTTCAGGCAAGGATTTACCTGTATATGGGCAATAAAACAATGGCTTTTAATAAGGCTAAAGAGGTGATTGATGCCAATAAAATCAGGTTACGTGCGCCAGGGGTGGAGGTCAGTATTGATCGTACTTTCCATTCAGAACATCTGTTTGCTTTGTTTAGCGATAAGTTTGAGAAACTCGCGGAATCTAATTTTCTGCCTACCACCGGTCTGACCACTTCGGCACCTTATTACTATACGCTGGAGTCCAAGCTGAGTGGCAATATATTTGGCAATCAGGCCACGGACATACGCTTTAAAGCACCCATGATGCTGGGGGTTAAAGGCTTCCTGATTCCTCATAAATACCTTTATGAAGACCTGGCAGGTGTCAATGTAACGACACCGCTGCTCAGAAATTATATCCCGATGATGCGGATCTCTGAGCTGTTTTATATCGCAGCAGAAACTGCTCCAGACCAGGTTGCTGCTCTGGGTTATCTGAATAAGGTACTGGCAAGCAGAGGTTTGTCGGCAATTGTGAACACTGCCGATTTGCAGAACGAAATCAGAAAGGAATACCGCAAAGAATTTTTTACCGAAGGACAGACTTTCTTCTATTACAAACGCTTGAATGCTGCGCGTATTGAAGACAGTCCGGTTACGGAAATGCAGGCAAAGATGTATGTCTTCCCGCTACCGGAAGATGAGAAACTTTATGGAGGAAGATAG
- a CDS encoding heavy-metal-associated domain-containing protein — protein sequence METLKFKTNIKCGGCISTVTPHLDGLTEVSKWEVDTNNPDKILTIESDLGLDEELIKETLKKAGFQAERV from the coding sequence ATGGAAACTTTAAAATTTAAAACGAATATCAAATGCGGCGGATGTATTTCTACAGTTACTCCACACCTGGACGGGCTGACGGAAGTATCAAAATGGGAAGTAGATACGAATAACCCAGACAAAATTCTAACTATTGAAAGTGACTTAGGTCTGGACGAGGAACTGATTAAAGAGACGCTGAAGAAAGCAGGATTTCAGGCAGAGCGTGTTTAA